Proteins found in one Palaeococcus ferrophilus DSM 13482 genomic segment:
- a CDS encoding endonuclease/exonuclease/phosphatase family protein: MIVKDNKARILLGTAAGILLASSMRVFVGGAYSSVEKTFFYGVMFPSLLGVLLFILGAFLVGRLNRKTGALIMTIYALATLVTDATEYTHLIAAFVLPVALALVKEVEARYLSIGLVADLTLRVLAVGGEPIDFPHTRVVMVFLLLLGAYTLWNEEGTLKKPGFGLYAFAALLELGLIYPNAILRYSGVNTYYLPIFVGYSFVIALAILGGVYLARKPKVASLLLVLGTATLFVKPLSLFGLPLALASTVALLESSKGSRGGVIGGVYLFFVALLGIGAYVGRDIGLAFMEGRLEALIIAASLVYAATTYGKNVDIKAPSVKELAGSIGGLLLASVIVLALFNASPVYEQAKKDVLIWTYNLHQGFGPYDGTFNGYELVNLLRERKPDILASQEVVGGMLANGYQDVPLMLSAYLGYAYEYKPAVEGTYGIAVFSHWHMKSEGELNLKSVGQARPAQKVSFEELNLTLVNVHMGLSEEERAMQAEELLKFAESEPVAQIIAGDTNAEPDERAIEILTRDYRDSFKERPDYTFLWERNSVRDEENIDYILLKKDWPVRVRDYGCLCNVEVSDHRPVWALVELP; the protein is encoded by the coding sequence ATGATCGTGAAGGATAATAAAGCAAGAATTCTGCTGGGAACCGCTGCGGGAATCCTGCTGGCTTCATCAATGAGAGTTTTCGTGGGAGGGGCGTATTCCAGCGTCGAGAAGACGTTCTTCTACGGGGTCATGTTCCCCTCCCTGCTCGGCGTGCTCCTCTTCATCCTGGGGGCTTTCCTCGTCGGCAGGCTCAACAGGAAGACAGGGGCGCTAATAATGACGATTTACGCTCTCGCCACGTTGGTAACGGACGCCACCGAGTACACCCACCTTATAGCCGCTTTTGTCCTTCCCGTGGCCCTGGCCCTCGTTAAGGAGGTGGAGGCGAGGTACCTCTCGATTGGGCTCGTGGCCGACCTAACTCTCCGCGTTCTGGCGGTCGGAGGCGAACCGATTGACTTCCCGCACACGAGGGTTGTAATGGTCTTTCTTCTGCTTCTCGGGGCCTACACCCTGTGGAACGAAGAGGGGACCCTTAAAAAGCCCGGCTTCGGCCTCTACGCCTTCGCGGCACTTCTCGAGCTCGGTCTCATTTACCCGAACGCGATTCTCAGATACTCGGGCGTGAACACATACTACCTTCCCATCTTCGTGGGCTACTCGTTCGTCATAGCTCTGGCAATTCTGGGAGGGGTTTATCTCGCCAGAAAACCCAAAGTTGCCTCACTCCTCCTTGTCCTAGGCACGGCGACGCTCTTCGTCAAGCCCCTATCATTGTTCGGCCTTCCCCTTGCCCTCGCCTCAACCGTGGCCCTCCTTGAAAGCTCTAAAGGTAGCAGAGGAGGCGTCATCGGGGGGGTTTACCTCTTCTTCGTCGCCCTCCTTGGAATCGGCGCTTACGTTGGAAGGGATATCGGCCTGGCATTCATGGAGGGCAGACTCGAGGCCCTAATCATTGCCGCTTCCCTTGTTTACGCGGCCACAACATATGGAAAGAATGTGGATATTAAGGCACCGAGTGTTAAGGAGCTCGCCGGCTCCATTGGGGGCCTTCTCCTGGCTTCCGTGATCGTCCTGGCCCTCTTCAACGCCTCCCCAGTCTACGAACAGGCCAAGAAGGATGTGCTAATCTGGACTTACAACCTCCATCAGGGCTTTGGCCCCTACGACGGCACCTTCAACGGCTACGAGCTCGTTAACCTGCTGAGGGAGCGGAAACCGGATATCCTCGCATCCCAAGAGGTCGTGGGTGGGATGCTCGCCAACGGCTACCAGGACGTCCCGCTCATGCTCTCGGCCTACCTCGGCTACGCCTACGAGTACAAGCCGGCCGTCGAGGGCACCTACGGAATAGCCGTCTTCTCCCACTGGCACATGAAGAGTGAGGGCGAACTCAACCTCAAGAGCGTCGGCCAGGCGAGGCCAGCCCAGAAGGTTAGCTTTGAGGAGCTAAACTTAACCCTCGTTAACGTCCACATGGGGCTGAGCGAGGAGGAGAGGGCAATGCAGGCGGAGGAGCTCCTCAAGTTCGCGGAGAGCGAACCGGTCGCACAAATAATAGCCGGCGACACGAACGCCGAGCCGGATGAGAGGGCGATAGAGATACTCACGCGCGACTACAGGGATTCCTTCAAGGAGAGACCGGACTACACCTTCCTCTGGGAGAGGAACAGCGTCAGGGACGAGGAAAACATAGACTACATCCTCCTGAAGAAGGACTGGCCCGTGAGGGTGAGGGACTACGGCTGCCTCTGCAATGTGGAGGTTTCCGACCACAGGCCTGTATGGGCGCTGGTGGAGCTTCCGTGA
- a CDS encoding RNA 2'-phosphotransferase has protein sequence MRSKRTRVSKLMAYILRHAPEEFGLRPDMEGFVPLGELVKALKTAYPDVTEEFVRGIVENDPKGRYEIRGGKIRARYGHSYPVSLNHEEDTESRFLYHGTPRRNLPLILKEGLKPMGRQFVHLSASRTEAIETGRRHGRDVVLLVIDADCLRRKGLKIYRAGKNVRIVERVPPECITLEA, from the coding sequence ATGAGGTCAAAGAGGACGAGGGTAAGCAAGCTAATGGCCTACATACTAAGACATGCCCCGGAGGAGTTCGGCCTTAGGCCAGATATGGAGGGCTTCGTTCCTTTGGGGGAACTCGTTAAGGCCCTGAAGACCGCTTATCCGGACGTCACAGAGGAGTTCGTGCGCGGGATAGTGGAGAACGACCCGAAGGGGCGCTACGAAATCAGAGGGGGCAAAATAAGGGCCCGCTACGGCCACAGCTATCCAGTCTCTTTGAACCACGAGGAAGACACCGAGAGTCGCTTTCTGTATCACGGGACGCCGAGGAGAAACCTGCCTTTGATTCTTAAGGAAGGGCTGAAGCCGATGGGAAGGCAGTTCGTCCACCTCAGCGCTTCCAGAACGGAGGCCATTGAAACGGGGAGGCGGCACGGCAGGGACGTCGTGCTCCTGGTCATTGACGCCGACTGCCTGAGAAGGAAGGGTTTGAAGATTTACAGGGCCGGAAAGAACGTCCGCATAGTGGAGCGTGTTCCGCCGGAGTGCATCACCCTGGAAGCGTAG
- a CDS encoding C69 family dipeptidase: MCDILIATREATKEGVTLFAKNSDREPNEAQILELIPRMKHDEEKVRLTYVEFPQVKETYAVILSRPWWMWGAEMGVNEFEVAIGNTAVFTRVRVPERGITGMDMIRLALERTKSAREALDFMVSLVEQGLQGGNGSKSHKLYYFSSFIIADPKEAWVLETVGKEWAAKRIEGVYSISNALTIEKDWDIASEGVERLARKGSFNFARHFSEGFYTHFAHGRDRRALTLGKLKEREAEITLEYMMEILRSHSFEPYSPEKGSMRDICMHYGGLTRPSQTASSQVSELGKGIHWFTGTSNPCLSIFKPVSFEGGLPDLGKGPTDKYDPNTYWWRFEASHRKFLTNYRSHIDDFSREREELQAELIRRAREVKGTSEDLKALTEWAFREEEKLRERWERIVKPGKLPFLFGRSWRKVNGEAGLRIEDLR, from the coding sequence ATGTGCGACATTCTCATTGCGACCCGTGAGGCCACCAAGGAGGGGGTCACCCTCTTCGCCAAGAACAGCGACAGGGAACCCAACGAGGCCCAGATTTTGGAGCTCATTCCCAGAATGAAGCACGATGAGGAGAAGGTAAGGCTAACCTACGTTGAATTTCCGCAGGTGAAGGAGACATACGCGGTTATCCTCTCCCGCCCCTGGTGGATGTGGGGGGCAGAGATGGGCGTCAACGAGTTCGAGGTGGCTATAGGGAACACCGCCGTCTTCACGAGGGTCAGGGTGCCGGAGAGGGGGATAACCGGCATGGACATGATCCGCCTCGCCCTTGAAAGGACGAAGAGCGCGAGGGAGGCGCTGGACTTCATGGTCTCCCTCGTGGAGCAGGGTTTGCAGGGAGGGAACGGGAGCAAGAGCCACAAACTCTACTACTTCAGCTCCTTCATCATAGCCGACCCCAAAGAGGCGTGGGTTCTTGAGACCGTCGGAAAAGAGTGGGCGGCAAAGAGGATCGAGGGGGTTTATTCCATATCAAACGCGCTGACCATAGAGAAGGACTGGGACATAGCATCTGAGGGCGTTGAGAGGCTTGCCAGGAAGGGAAGCTTCAACTTCGCGAGGCACTTCTCGGAGGGGTTTTACACCCACTTCGCCCACGGGAGGGATAGGCGGGCCCTCACCTTGGGGAAGCTGAAGGAGAGAGAGGCCGAGATAACTCTCGAATACATGATGGAAATTCTCCGCTCCCATTCGTTCGAGCCCTACAGTCCGGAGAAGGGCTCGATGAGGGACATCTGCATGCACTATGGGGGCTTAACCCGGCCGTCCCAGACGGCATCATCACAGGTGTCGGAGCTCGGAAAGGGAATTCACTGGTTCACGGGCACGTCAAACCCCTGCCTCAGCATCTTCAAGCCGGTGAGCTTTGAAGGAGGCCTCCCTGATCTTGGAAAGGGGCCGACGGATAAGTACGACCCCAATACCTACTGGTGGCGCTTCGAGGCCTCCCACAGGAAGTTCCTGACGAACTACCGCTCCCACATAGACGACTTTTCCCGCGAGAGGGAAGAATTGCAGGCGGAGTTAATCCGGAGGGCGAGGGAAGTGAAAGGGACGTCAGAGGACTTAAAGGCATTAACGGAGTGGGCCTTCCGTGAGGAGGAGAAGCTCCGCGAGAGGTGGGAGCGCATTGTTAAGCCCGGAAAGCTTCCCTTCCTCTTCGGAAGGAGCTGGAGAAAGGTGAACGGGGAGGCGGGACTTAGAATAGAGGATTTACGCTAG
- a CDS encoding NAD(P)/FAD-dependent oxidoreductase: MRSEASTVIIGGGIIGLSIAYNLAKLGESDVVVLEKNYLGNGSTFRCGTGIRQQFNDEANIRMMKRSVELWKGLKEELGQDVEFTQSGYLFLIYDEEELETFKNNVRLQNRFGVPSRIITPEEAKEIVPPLNTDGVIGAAWNHTDGKANPFKAVFAYAEAAKRLGVEIYEYTEAKDIRVEDGKIKAVVTNRGEVKTDRVINAANAWAPLINKMAGVPIKIPIEPYKHQGIKTEPIKPGQIEPMVISFKHGGVYMTQEANQGGIIGGYALKYGPTYDITPTYEFLRGVSYRFAQIIPALKYVNVIRVWGGYYAETPDHNAAIGRINEVDEFYIAAGFSGHGFMLAPVVGEALAELIVNGKTDKPLDFYDPYRFERGELRGHALQMG; the protein is encoded by the coding sequence ATGAGGAGTGAAGCCAGTACCGTTATCATCGGCGGTGGCATAATAGGCCTCAGCATAGCCTACAACCTCGCCAAGCTCGGCGAGAGCGATGTAGTCGTCCTCGAGAAGAACTACCTCGGAAACGGCTCTACCTTCCGCTGCGGAACAGGGATAAGACAGCAGTTCAACGACGAGGCGAACATAAGGATGATGAAGCGCTCCGTCGAGCTGTGGAAGGGGCTGAAAGAGGAGCTTGGACAAGACGTCGAGTTCACCCAGAGCGGCTACCTCTTCCTCATCTACGACGAGGAGGAGCTTGAGACCTTCAAGAACAACGTCAGGCTCCAGAACCGCTTTGGAGTTCCTTCGAGGATAATAACGCCCGAGGAGGCTAAGGAGATAGTCCCGCCCCTCAACACAGACGGGGTTATAGGAGCAGCATGGAACCACACAGATGGAAAGGCGAACCCGTTTAAAGCCGTTTTCGCCTATGCCGAGGCCGCCAAGAGGCTCGGGGTAGAGATATACGAGTACACGGAGGCGAAGGACATCAGGGTCGAGGACGGGAAGATAAAGGCCGTCGTGACGAACAGGGGAGAGGTAAAGACGGACAGGGTGATCAACGCGGCCAACGCCTGGGCACCGCTCATAAACAAGATGGCAGGAGTGCCGATAAAAATCCCGATAGAGCCCTACAAGCACCAGGGGATAAAGACCGAGCCCATAAAGCCGGGCCAGATAGAACCTATGGTCATATCCTTCAAGCACGGGGGAGTTTACATGACGCAGGAGGCCAACCAGGGCGGTATTATAGGCGGCTACGCACTCAAGTACGGGCCGACCTACGACATAACGCCCACCTACGAGTTCCTCAGGGGAGTGAGCTACCGCTTCGCCCAAATAATCCCCGCTCTCAAGTACGTGAACGTCATAAGGGTGTGGGGTGGCTACTACGCGGAAACCCCAGACCACAACGCGGCCATCGGGAGGATAAACGAGGTAGACGAGTTCTACATAGCGGCTGGCTTTTCCGGCCACGGCTTCATGCTTGCCCCGGTGGTTGGGGAGGCCTTAGCGGAGCTCATCGTGAACGGGAAGACAGATAAGCCGCTCGACTTCTACGACCCCTACCGCTTCGAGAGGGGCGAGCTGAGGGGTCACGCCCTCCAGATGGGTTAG
- a CDS encoding (2Fe-2S)-binding protein yields MSDVIICRCNDVTKEEIEALIDQGITDIEELKRLLRIGMGPCQGRTCLPLVMGILARKTGKKMDEIALPATRVPTRPVPMGVLAGEIDDEE; encoded by the coding sequence ATGAGTGACGTGATAATCTGCCGCTGCAACGACGTCACGAAGGAGGAAATAGAGGCCCTCATTGACCAGGGGATAACCGACATCGAGGAGCTTAAAAGGCTCCTGAGGATAGGCATGGGGCCCTGTCAGGGGAGAACGTGCCTTCCGCTCGTGATGGGGATACTGGCAAGAAAGACGGGAAAGAAGATGGATGAGATAGCCCTTCCGGCAACGCGCGTTCCAACAAGGCCCGTTCCAATGGGAGTGCTCGCGGGGGAGATCGACGATGAGGAGTGA
- a CDS encoding 4Fe-4S binding protein, with translation MHEVPPYLGMGYITPDELFQVIERPSEERLKAKPVAVPECPQEIPCAPCREVCPTGAISMPTPNDLPIVDYEKCVGCSLCVQICPGLAFFMMHYVGDKARVTMPHELLPVPERGEEVVLLNRVGEPVGRGKVTLVIPREKSMGDTPVVTVEVPIELAWEVRAVRVVRE, from the coding sequence ATGCATGAAGTTCCCCCTTACCTCGGAATGGGATACATAACCCCCGACGAGCTCTTCCAGGTAATTGAGAGGCCGAGCGAGGAGCGGCTTAAGGCGAAGCCCGTCGCCGTTCCGGAGTGCCCGCAGGAGATACCGTGCGCCCCCTGCAGGGAGGTGTGCCCAACGGGAGCGATAAGCATGCCAACTCCAAACGACCTTCCCATAGTTGATTACGAGAAGTGCGTCGGCTGCTCCCTCTGCGTTCAGATATGTCCTGGTTTGGCCTTCTTCATGATGCACTACGTTGGGGACAAGGCGAGGGTAACGATGCCTCACGAGCTCCTCCCGGTTCCAGAGCGCGGCGAGGAGGTTGTTCTCCTCAACCGCGTAGGCGAGCCCGTTGGGAGGGGGAAGGTCACGCTCGTCATACCCAGGGAGAAAAGCATGGGAGACACACCCGTCGTCACTGTGGAGGTTCCGATTGAGCTGGCGTGGGAGGTTAGGGCTGTCAGGGTGGTGAGAGAATGA
- a CDS encoding FAD-dependent oxidoreductase, translated as MRLTEHPVLRFERGKKVTIYFEGQPVEAYEGETIAMALHAAGIRVLSHSSEKDRPRGLFCAIGKCSSCLVRVNGVPNVRSCITLVEDGMRVEMQKGKEPLPKGAKPPAWKDAPRYEADVVVIGGGPAGLMAAINAADAGARVVLLDENPMLGGQLVKQTHKFFGKREQFAGVRGVKIAEILEEEVRKRENIEVFLETSAVGVFQEGDNKLVAAVRKNRELLELLGKTLVVATGAMEKMIPFENNDLPGIYGAGAIQTLMNTYGVKPGDRVLIVGAGNVGLILAYQLLQAGVEVKAIVEAMPKVGGYFVHAAKVRRLGVPILTRHTILRAEGKERVERAVVAQLDDNWRPVPGTEKVFEVDTIALAVGLRPSIELLHQAGCQVKFVRELSGHVAVRDERMETTVQGIFVAGDSAGIEEATTAMLEGKIAGIAAALKAGVASPEWLREIEKAQRDLLEFRSGPFGRHVLEGIKKILAEVGEDA; from the coding sequence ATGCGCCTTACTGAACATCCTGTTCTACGATTTGAACGGGGTAAAAAGGTCACGATATACTTTGAAGGCCAGCCGGTGGAAGCCTACGAGGGAGAAACCATCGCAATGGCGCTCCACGCCGCGGGAATTAGAGTCCTCAGCCACAGCAGCGAGAAAGACCGGCCTAGGGGACTGTTCTGCGCCATAGGAAAGTGCTCCTCGTGTCTCGTTAGGGTGAACGGGGTTCCGAACGTTCGCTCGTGTATAACCCTCGTAGAAGACGGCATGAGGGTTGAGATGCAAAAAGGCAAGGAACCCCTTCCAAAAGGGGCTAAACCCCCTGCATGGAAGGACGCACCAAGGTATGAAGCCGACGTTGTCGTTATCGGGGGCGGACCTGCTGGACTTATGGCGGCCATAAACGCCGCAGATGCAGGTGCCCGGGTCGTTCTCCTCGACGAGAATCCCATGCTCGGCGGCCAGCTCGTCAAGCAGACCCACAAGTTCTTTGGAAAGAGGGAGCAGTTCGCAGGGGTGAGGGGAGTCAAGATAGCTGAAATCCTTGAGGAGGAGGTAAGGAAAAGGGAGAACATAGAGGTTTTCCTCGAAACTTCGGCCGTTGGAGTCTTCCAAGAAGGGGATAACAAGCTCGTTGCGGCCGTGAGGAAGAACCGGGAACTGCTCGAGCTCCTCGGTAAGACCCTCGTCGTCGCCACAGGGGCGATGGAGAAGATGATACCCTTCGAGAACAACGATTTACCCGGAATCTACGGTGCCGGGGCCATTCAGACGCTTATGAACACCTACGGAGTGAAGCCCGGGGACAGAGTGCTTATCGTTGGAGCTGGCAACGTGGGACTTATTCTTGCCTATCAGCTCCTCCAGGCAGGCGTCGAGGTGAAGGCGATAGTCGAGGCCATGCCCAAGGTCGGTGGCTACTTCGTCCATGCGGCCAAGGTGAGAAGATTGGGAGTCCCAATACTCACGAGACACACGATACTGCGCGCGGAAGGCAAGGAGAGGGTCGAGAGGGCGGTGGTTGCTCAGCTCGACGATAACTGGAGGCCGGTTCCTGGAACGGAGAAAGTCTTCGAGGTGGATACAATAGCGCTTGCCGTTGGCCTTAGGCCGAGCATAGAGCTCCTCCACCAGGCGGGCTGTCAGGTGAAGTTCGTGCGCGAGCTGAGCGGCCACGTAGCGGTGAGGGACGAGCGGATGGAGACCACAGTCCAGGGAATATTCGTGGCGGGAGACTCCGCGGGGATAGAGGAGGCAACGACCGCGATGCTTGAGGGGAAGATAGCCGGAATTGCCGCGGCGCTCAAGGCTGGAGTCGCTTCTCCGGAGTGGCTGAGGGAGATAGAGAAGGCCCAGCGCGACCTCCTTGAGTTCCGCTCCGGGCCCTTTGGACGGCACGTGCTTGAGGGAATAAAGAAGATTCTCGCGGAGGTCGGTGAAGATGCATGA
- a CDS encoding NAD(P)/FAD-dependent oxidoreductase has protein sequence MPTRELPERSEITIIGGGIVGVTIAHELAKRGEEVTVIEKRFIGSGSTFRCGTGIRQQFNDEANVQVMKRSVELWKRYSEEYGFPFEQTGYLFLLYDDDEVETFKRNIAIQNKFGVPTRLITPEEAKEIVPLLDISEVVAASWNPTDGKASPFHSTAKFALHAEEFGAKLVEYTEVKDFIIENGEIKGLKTERGIIKTGIVINATNAWAKLINAMAGIRTKIPIEPYKHQAVITQPIKKGSVNPMVISFKYGHAYLTQTSHGGIVGGVGYELGPTYDLNPTYEFMREVSHYFTKIIPALRELLILRTWAGYYAKTPDSNPAIGKIEELSDYYIAAGFSGHGFMMAPAVAEIIADLVTKDKTDLPAWWYDPYRFEGGELRGQALQMG, from the coding sequence ATGCCGACGAGGGAGCTTCCCGAAAGGAGTGAGATAACGATAATCGGCGGCGGAATCGTTGGAGTTACCATCGCCCACGAGCTTGCCAAGAGGGGCGAGGAAGTTACCGTCATAGAGAAGCGCTTCATTGGCTCAGGCTCCACATTCCGCTGCGGGACGGGTATAAGACAGCAGTTCAACGATGAAGCGAACGTCCAGGTCATGAAGCGCTCCGTCGAGCTCTGGAAGCGCTATAGTGAGGAGTACGGTTTCCCCTTCGAGCAGACGGGCTACCTCTTCCTGCTCTACGACGATGACGAAGTCGAGACCTTCAAGAGGAACATCGCAATCCAGAACAAGTTTGGCGTCCCGACGAGGCTCATAACGCCCGAAGAGGCCAAGGAGATTGTACCGCTCCTCGACATAAGCGAGGTCGTTGCCGCTTCCTGGAACCCGACCGACGGAAAGGCCAGCCCGTTCCACTCGACGGCGAAGTTCGCCCTCCACGCTGAAGAGTTCGGCGCAAAGCTCGTGGAATACACTGAGGTCAAGGACTTCATAATCGAGAACGGCGAGATAAAAGGCCTCAAGACGGAGAGGGGCATCATAAAGACTGGCATCGTCATCAACGCCACCAACGCCTGGGCCAAGCTCATCAATGCGATGGCTGGGATCAGGACGAAGATACCGATAGAGCCCTACAAGCACCAGGCCGTCATCACCCAGCCCATAAAGAAGGGCTCGGTCAATCCGATGGTCATATCCTTCAAGTACGGCCACGCATACCTCACCCAGACGAGCCATGGAGGTATCGTTGGTGGAGTTGGCTACGAGCTCGGCCCGACCTACGACCTCAACCCGACCTACGAGTTCATGCGCGAGGTGAGTCACTACTTCACCAAGATAATCCCCGCCCTGAGGGAGCTCCTCATACTTAGGACGTGGGCAGGGTACTATGCCAAGACACCGGACAGTAACCCGGCAATAGGCAAAATCGAGGAGCTGAGCGACTACTACATTGCTGCGGGCTTCTCCGGCCACGGCTTTATGATGGCGCCTGCAGTGGCGGAGATTATAGCCGACCTCGTGACAAAGGACAAAACCGACCTCCCTGCCTGGTGGTACGACCCCTACCGCTTCGAGGGGGGCGAGCTCAGGGGCCAGGCCCTCCAAATGGGTTGA
- a CDS encoding FAD-dependent oxidoreductase, translated as MRVLDLTEKDPSKKVTIYLDGKPYEAYEGEKFPVAMLANGVYWLTTSNENRHRGAFTFGPVPVTVNGVKNINGRKLKVKDGMKIERQTYADFQEQVSIDEGKPILRYVVDVAVIGAGPAGLGVVEEIGGKLTVALIEEKGWLGGDMWLKGVEQEGFGNPREAIEKLTNFPENVRVFLKTTSLGVFDKGEYFLVPAVRGDQLIEFMAKRVVLATGAVDSIMLFENNDWPGVFRRSDALEVMNVWGVAPGRKVAVTGAFIEEIIPELQRWGVEYIVVPNVKRVEGEDRVERVIDENGNVYEVDALIVADGRIPDINPITQAGGKLYFKRGYYMPVLDDEHRIRDGIYVAGSAISIKPHYANYLEGKLVGAYILREFGYEGEPCRYEERLNEYEPVARPIPRLPLDNFNGEDVQICGCGVTLGKVDDVVKSGITDLQIIKRLTHLAMGFCQGRFCLFNGALLVSQRSGMGMEGLDIPVARPPIKNVKMKVVAGRD; from the coding sequence ATGAGGGTACTTGACCTTACGGAAAAAGATCCTTCTAAGAAAGTCACTATATACCTCGATGGAAAGCCCTACGAGGCCTACGAAGGGGAAAAGTTTCCGGTGGCGATGCTCGCCAACGGCGTTTACTGGCTCACTACAAGCAACGAGAACAGGCACAGAGGTGCTTTCACCTTCGGCCCGGTTCCGGTTACCGTAAACGGTGTGAAAAACATCAACGGGAGAAAGCTCAAAGTCAAAGACGGCATGAAGATTGAGAGGCAAACCTACGCGGACTTCCAAGAGCAAGTGAGTATAGACGAGGGCAAGCCCATCCTCCGCTACGTTGTGGACGTTGCAGTCATAGGCGCCGGCCCGGCCGGTCTCGGTGTCGTTGAAGAGATTGGTGGAAAGCTCACGGTTGCCCTCATCGAGGAGAAGGGCTGGCTCGGCGGCGACATGTGGCTCAAGGGCGTTGAGCAGGAGGGCTTCGGGAACCCGAGGGAAGCGATAGAAAAGCTGACTAACTTCCCTGAGAACGTGAGAGTCTTTCTCAAAACGACCTCCCTGGGCGTGTTTGATAAGGGCGAGTACTTCCTCGTTCCGGCCGTCAGGGGCGACCAGCTCATCGAGTTCATGGCGAAGAGGGTGGTTTTAGCTACTGGAGCCGTTGACAGCATAATGCTCTTCGAGAACAACGACTGGCCAGGGGTTTTCAGGAGGAGCGATGCACTTGAGGTCATGAACGTCTGGGGCGTCGCTCCCGGAAGGAAGGTCGCCGTCACCGGTGCTTTCATCGAGGAGATTATCCCAGAGCTTCAGCGCTGGGGTGTTGAATACATCGTTGTCCCGAACGTCAAGAGGGTTGAAGGTGAAGACAGAGTCGAGCGCGTCATTGACGAGAACGGCAACGTCTACGAGGTTGACGCGCTGATAGTGGCCGATGGAAGGATTCCAGACATCAACCCGATAACCCAGGCCGGAGGGAAGCTCTACTTCAAGCGCGGCTACTACATGCCGGTTTTGGACGACGAGCACAGGATAAGGGACGGAATCTACGTCGCGGGGAGTGCGATCAGCATAAAGCCGCACTACGCGAACTACCTCGAAGGAAAGCTCGTTGGGGCGTACATCCTGAGGGAGTTCGGCTACGAGGGCGAGCCGTGCCGCTATGAGGAGAGGCTCAATGAGTACGAGCCGGTCGCGAGGCCAATACCAAGGCTCCCGCTCGATAACTTCAACGGCGAGGACGTCCAGATATGCGGCTGCGGCGTCACCCTTGGAAAGGTTGACGACGTTGTCAAGAGCGGCATAACAGACCTGCAGATAATCAAGAGGCTCACCCACTTAGCTATGGGCTTCTGCCAGGGCAGGTTCTGCCTATTCAACGGCGCCCTTCTCGTCTCCCAGCGGAGCGGGATGGGCATGGAGGGGCTTGACATACCTGTCGCGAGGCCGCCCATAAAGAACGTCAAGATGAAGGTTGTCGCCGGGAGGGATTGA